Genomic segment of Rhodohalobacter mucosus:
TACCTTTTAAACTGGTTCAGAACTTCAGCGCGCTTAACTATAATCGCTGAACCCGTTTCTACAAGCTGCACGTTCCAGGGCTCCAGCAGCGACTCCACGAGAGATACGGGACCGCGGGTTTCCTGCAACACCCTGTTTCTCTGCTTTCTTATTTTTCGGTATCGAAGCAGATCGCGCAGGTATTTTGGTGATATCTGACTGATCAGCGCATCCAGAAAAGAACGCCGTTCCACAGGTCCTTCGCTTGTCAGTTTCAGGTCTTCAGGGCTGAGCACAACAACCGGTACCATCCCGATCAGGTCAGAAAGACGGTCGAGCGGGCTGTCATTGACGAAAATCTTTTTACCTTCGCCACGTGAGTAGCTGCAGCTCACTTTAAAAGATGCCCGTATCTCACCTTCAAAGTCTCCGTTCACCATAAAATATTTATGATCCTGGTGCGGAACGTACTGATCGCTGGATGTTACAAAACTGCGGCTCATGCATAAGTAGTGAATGGCATCGATCAGATTGGTTTTCCCGGCGCCATTCGGACCCGTAATCAAATTCAGATGCGGGGCAAACCTTACCTCAGTCTCCTCATGATTTCTGAAATGAGTCAGCTTTAACCGGTTAATGCGCATCTGGCAGGTTTAAAGGTGAAATAATCAACACGGTAATGTACACCGATACGCACAATTTTTCGAATAACGAAAAACTTCACGACAGCAGATCCTGGTTTGGCGAACAGGAGGTATATGGAATCTACTCAATTGCAAGGGCACTGTATACACCATTAGACCAGCCAAAGCCATCCTGTAACGGATATTCACCCCCGCCTCCCTTCTTTGACAGATCTTCAACATTGTATTTCTCTACCATCTTGCCTGTCCGCAAATAAACCGACTTGTTCAGCTTCATCCACCGCGACCGAATGGTAAGTGCGAGATCATTCAATCCATATCTTTGCAGCCCTTTGTAGGCCATCCATTGAAGCGGAGCCCAGCCATTCGGTGAATCCCATTGCTGCCCTGTTTCAACGGTGGTGGTTATCAGTCCGCCGTCTTTCAGAAATTTATTCTCCAGATGTGATGCCACAGATTCAGCCTGATACTTCTCCGCCATACCAAAATAGAGTGGGTACACCGCGGCCAGCGACCAGATATCCGTCATCTCACGTTCATCGATGCGATAGTCAAAAAAGAAGCCTTTCTCATCACTCCACATCAGATCCTGTATGGCACTCTTCCTGATGGCAGCAAGACGGGTATATTTTTGCGCCTTTTCAGTCTCTCCCTCAACCCGGTACCAATCTGCAAGCTTTTCCTCCATATACCAGATAAGTGAGTTCAGGTCAACAGGTAAAATATTGGTCGTCTCCATGCTCGAAAGATTCATAACATCGGCGAACCACCGGCTGCTGAAATCCCAGCCCGATTCACACGCTGCGCGAATATTGCGAAACAGTTTCTCTCGCTGATCTGTTGGAAAATCTTCTGCAAGCTTCATGTCCTCATACCAGGACTCTTCGCGGGGTGCCGGAAAGTCATCCCAGTATCTGTTCAATGTAACGGGGCCCGACTCTGTTTCGACTTTTACGGAGCGACGCCCCGTGCCACCTGTTTCATCCATCCAGAACATGTACTCTTTTTCGACCGCGGGCAGAAAGCTCCTTATTTTTTCGCTGCCGTGAAGCGTTACAACCATATCGGCCATCGGAGCAAAAAAAGGAGGCTGGGACCGGCTAAGGTAGTACGCCCTGTTTCCATTGGGAATGTGGCCGGTAGTGTTTATCAGGTGCCGAAAATTTTCTGCCATGGCAAGCACCATATCCGGATATCCGTCAGCATTCAGGCCCTGAGCCGTAAAATAACTGTCCCAATAGTAAATTTCGCGAAACCGGCCTCCGGGTACCACATACGGCTTGGGAAGGGGAAGGAGTGTGCTGCCGGGTTTTACGCCGCTGTCGGGCGATCTGAAAAGTGACGGCCAAAGCTCGCGGATATGGTCACGGCACGACGCTTTTTGTTCGATTTGAACGCCTTCTCCAGATGAAGAAGGGCCGCTGAAATGCCTGTTCACAAATTCTTTGAGGTCAAAATCCGGTTCATCTTTCTCTTCCTGATACATCCGTTTAATATCTTCGGGATCCCCAACCGGTGTCATATCCACAAAGTGTTTCGAATCTGAAAAGATTCGTGCCTTCTGTACGGCTTCAAACAGTTCTCCTGACAGCTGGATATAGGGTCTTACGTGACTGTTATCCATTATTCTGCGGTTTTATTGTTTAAATCAAATTGTTCGCGCTTTCTCCTGTAGGGTATCAGTATCAAAAAAAGGAGCACAAGCGGCACCAGTGTAAAATAGAATGCTGTTTGTCCGTCCAGTCGTCCGAACAGAAACCCGGTAACCATAGACCCGCTTGTACCGCCCAGTGCTGAGAAAATCACGATAAGCCCCGTCATACCGCTCTGTCTGTTTTTGGGAAGGGCACTCAAAATTGATGAACTGAGCGTAGGGTAAATTGGAGCAAGAAAAAGACCGATTGCAGGCAGCACATAGGCGGCAAAAGGTACTTCTGCCCAACCGGTTATAGATCCCGGTTCAATTCCAATAGTAAGCGGAAGCACCAGAAGCACCAGAACCGAAGCCATAATAAGGCTGGTTTGCAGCACATAAAACCAGTTCAGTTTTTTCATAACGTATCCGCCGAGAATACGGCCCGCTGCAAGTGCTCCCGCATAAATACTGGTAATCTGTACACTGATTGCGTCGGGCAGCTGAAGTACCTGGTAATTAAATGTAGGCAGCCATGTGTTGATCGCCTGTTCGATATACACATAGAGAAAAGCTCCAAGAATGAAAAAGATGACGACCGCGTACTTAATCAGCCCGATCATATCCTTGAAATCCTGAAGAGGATTGTCGGTCTCTGTTTTGATGGAGCTTTCATCCAGTTCGGTACTCAGCAGCAGAATCAGCGCCATCGCACCGATGCCTGCAAGCACCCAGTATGTGTCGAGCCACGTAATTGAGTCGCTGCTGTTGGCGATATCAATAAAAAAGCCGAACAGCCAGAATCCGCTGAGCACACCAATCATAAAGAACCCCTCCAGAATACTCATAAAACTGGCGTGCTCATTGGCGTTATCCGTAACCAGGCTCACGGTTGAGTAGACAGA
This window contains:
- the recF gene encoding DNA replication/repair protein RecF (All proteins in this family for which functions are known are DNA-binding proteins that assist the filamentation of RecA onto DNA for the initiation of recombination or recombinational repair.) — protein: MRINRLKLTHFRNHEETEVRFAPHLNLITGPNGAGKTNLIDAIHYLCMSRSFVTSSDQYVPHQDHKYFMVNGDFEGEIRASFKVSCSYSRGEGKKIFVNDSPLDRLSDLIGMVPVVVLSPEDLKLTSEGPVERRSFLDALISQISPKYLRDLLRYRKIRKQRNRVLQETRGPVSLVESLLEPWNVQLVETGSAIIVKRAEVLNQFKRYLALQYRTISGFNLEPSLTYQTIVDERESEDHVKTEFSRLLAENFEKELEREQTIIGPHRDEIVFYLGDMELRNYGSQGQHRLFSMALKMAQLFYYSDELDDLPIMLLDDVFGNLDQEKTDIITETLNRHKGQTFITSANDRPFSKEQFTETDNNAWFTVSAGEVTRKF
- the treF gene encoding alpha,alpha-trehalase TreF, with translation MDNSHVRPYIQLSGELFEAVQKARIFSDSKHFVDMTPVGDPEDIKRMYQEEKDEPDFDLKEFVNRHFSGPSSSGEGVQIEQKASCRDHIRELWPSLFRSPDSGVKPGSTLLPLPKPYVVPGGRFREIYYWDSYFTAQGLNADGYPDMVLAMAENFRHLINTTGHIPNGNRAYYLSRSQPPFFAPMADMVVTLHGSEKIRSFLPAVEKEYMFWMDETGGTGRRSVKVETESGPVTLNRYWDDFPAPREESWYEDMKLAEDFPTDQREKLFRNIRAACESGWDFSSRWFADVMNLSSMETTNILPVDLNSLIWYMEEKLADWYRVEGETEKAQKYTRLAAIRKSAIQDLMWSDEKGFFFDYRIDEREMTDIWSLAAVYPLYFGMAEKYQAESVASHLENKFLKDGGLITTTVETGQQWDSPNGWAPLQWMAYKGLQRYGLNDLALTIRSRWMKLNKSVYLRTGKMVEKYNVEDLSKKGGGGEYPLQDGFGWSNGVYSALAIE
- a CDS encoding MFS transporter, encoding MKYWKLKLSLIINYIIFAILLNSVGVVILQVINDFGVNPESASVLEAWKDLSIAIASFLLASYIPRFGYKRAMITGLSVVIIGSIMMPLFGGFAMSQMLFAMVGVSFALIKISVYSTVSLVTDNANEHASFMSILEGFFMIGVLSGFWLFGFFIDIANSSDSITWLDTYWVLAGIGAMALILLLSTELDESSIKTETDNPLQDFKDMIGLIKYAVVIFFILGAFLYVYIEQAINTWLPTFNYQVLQLPDAISVQITSIYAGALAAGRILGGYVMKKLNWFYVLQTSLIMASVLVLLVLPLTIGIEPGSITGWAEVPFAAYVLPAIGLFLAPIYPTLSSSILSALPKNRQSGMTGLIVIFSALGGTSGSMVTGFLFGRLDGQTAFYFTLVPLVLLFLILIPYRRKREQFDLNNKTAE